In Haloarcula marismortui ATCC 43049, the sequence CAGATCCGCTGACGATTGTCCAGTTCGCAAACGAAACGGCTCAGATGGGGATGCAGGCAGGCCCACCGACAGACCTCCCCGCGCAGGTTCCGGACTTCGTCGGGAACATTCTGGCTGAGGTTAGCTCCGCGGCCGGCGGTGAGTCCGGTGGCCTCGGTGAGGTGATCAGCAGCATGACACCTGGTGGCAGTGAGGCCGGGGCGAATACGGCCGCAGAGAACGCGACTTCGGCCGCGAACGGGGCCGCGGACAATGCCCCTGGCAAATAAGCACGCAGTGGTTCCACCAGTTGGACCTGATTGGGGTACGGAATGATTGTCTGGCGCTGACCGTTCTTTTGAGCGCTCTAAGCAGGTGTAACTACCGTTTCAGCGTATGGGTGTCTGACGACGAGACCAAGATCGCTGGGGAGTGAGTGGTTCGGTTGGTTGTGGCTAACCAAGCCGACCGCGAGGCGGTTCGAGATATCTTGTTGCATACCGCCTCCTCGTTCCTCTTAAAAAGTAACCGCAATAAGCCGTCGTAATCACATCGGTTCTTTCTTAGCTAAAGACGGATGAGAGCAAGTAATTAAACCGGACGACCGCAGTTCCTGTCTATTCGGGATGTAGTTGCCGTTGAGCTTCTATTGCTCCGCTCTGACGAATCCGGACTTCATACGTCTCAACAGAGAAACGAACCTCGGTAAACTGTCGCCCCGCTACTGCCTGAAGCCCGTTGCAGAGCGACTCAGCGTCAACGTACTCGTCCAGTACTGGTACGTCATCAGTAGACAACTCCTCCAGAACTTCTGCAAGCTCTACGATGAGCTCAGTGTCGCCGTCCCAGTCATGAACTGCAAGCGTTTCCCAGTTCTGGGAAAGCGATGGAGTAGCAGCGCTCTCTGACATACCTACATTTGGTTACATACGTACATGAAAACATCGGCCTAAGTATCAGTAGTAATAACTACGTCAAAATAAATTGAATCAAGTAGTGGGGACTCCGAGACCGTCTGGAAAAGCGTGGTTCAGTACAACCTCCTCGGCGTCACCATCAGCCGAAACAACGGCCACGGAGAACTCGTAGCTGTTCCAGTTATCTGCTGCAGCCTCATCATCAACACCGAAAAAGGGCGGTTGGCCCTGAGTGAGTAGTTCATGTGATCTGGTCAGTACAGAGGAACAAGCCAACAGAACCGTCCGCGTTCGACTCGGTGGTTGCCAGTAGTACCGCGCAAGATACAGAGGGTGTATCCAGCATACTGAGATTCGATTGCACTCTCGGAGAAACTGGTGAAAACTGGACTAGTCAAATAGCTACGTCACAGTGGCTCGATAATGCCAATTGTCGTGGCCACCGCCACGATCACGAAGAGACCACCGGAACCCAGAACCGCTACAGCTTTTTGCTGACGGAACTGGAGACATTGTCTCTGTCTATGCCAGCGCTGACTGTCGAGACTGGGTTTCACCTGACCCAGTGTGGCAACCTTCGTGTGCAGGGCTGCGATTGACACTGGCTAACAACCCATAGTTAAAATTAATTATCGACGGCGAATACCACCAAAACAGGTTCTGGTCCCCGCTGCAGGCCGACTCCTACGCCACCCTCACGTGGGTGAGGCGGTATGCAGGATCCGGAACCTGTCCGTGCCTCTGACAATTGCGGTTGTCGGGCGAGACTGTCGGTGCCCACCGTCGCCCGACATGCCCCTTTTGCAAGGAACATAGCACCTGTTTGACACCACTCTGGTCACAGCACTCCGTCACTGGTGGTCACCTCCAGCGACGGGTCTGGTCGGCGTAGGTAGGTCCGTGAGCGTGTCTGACGGCGTCAGTCAACGTACCTCGTTCGTACGAGCGTCGAACTCGTCCCGGTTGATGCGGTTTTGCCCGGTGAGTGTGCTGAGATTCTGATAGAGCCGGCTGTCATTGAGCGGGTCTGTTCATACTACCGATACGCCTTCGGAGAACTGCGGCTGAAGCCCCTCGTTGAATAGTATCAGGAATTATAGAAGTAACGACTAACTGACCACCAATAGAGGACCAGAACTAGATTGAATCTGACGAAGAAATACAGCGGTGTAGATGAAAAACAAATCGCATTACCAGCAGCTGTTGTGTTCTTTTCCAATGATAAGCGGGTGTCCGAATACTGTTTTTCGTTACTTTGTATTTCCAGAAGTATTATCTGAATACTTATTTCTAGCAAGAGTATGCCAATCCGGCAACATCGACCTGACACGGAGGCCTTCGTGGAAGAATTCTTAGCGCAAACGGTTCCTTCAGCAATCCCAAATGACCGCTTCATCAATTGGGACGGCCTCAACGAGAGTATCGAGATGGACTCTGAACAGATCGCGGCTATTGTCGAACTTGAGGACGTTGAGAAAGAGGCCTTCGTAGGAGGAGTTGCCGACGCTCTGATGGCTGCCGACGATACCCGCGAGTGGATAGATTTCTACTTTGAACTCGTCGGTGAACGCGGGAATAAATACAGTTCGCTCGAAGGGTGCGACTCGGGCCATAAATAGCGATGGTGACAGTCGCGGCGAAGTGGACGAAATAATCGCGACAACAGTCGAACCAGCGAACCGGGCCACAAAAGGCCAAACGTCTCTTGGCCAGTATAATTCTTGAGTTGAGCCCTACTGACGCTACCAACAATGACTGTGTACAATAGGTGATAGAATAGAATCCAACGCGAGATCCGGGCAGTGTACTCTACTTACCGCTGATGATGTTGTTCGCTTCGTCACGGGTACGCTTCGCGGCCTCCTGTGCATAGCCCTCGTGTGTTGTTTCGATGGACTTGTGCCGCAGTACGTCCTGCGCCAGCTGTGGGTTTTCGCGATAGAGTTCACGACCGAGGCCACGGCGAGCCCCGTGGGGTTTCAGCGGCTCCTCGAAGTCATACTCAGACCACTCACAGAGGTCTGCCAGTATGTTCCGGGCTGACTGCGTTGTGATCGACGGCGTCGGGTCCAGTGCTTTCGCCGCGTTGTCGAGCCTGGGGAACACGGCCTCGTTCTCGTCGGGCTCTCGGAGTTGCTTCCAGCGCCGGAGCGGGCGAAGTGCATCGTCGAGGATGGGTGCAGACTCACGGGTGCGATTCTTGCCGAACACTTGCATCGTGCCAGCATCGAGGTCGACGTGCCGCCACCGCAGGCCGTTCCGTTCTTCATCATCGGAGACGGCGACGAGTTCCGCACTGCGGGCTCCGGAGTAGGCGAGTAAGAAGACGAGTGCCTGGTCGCGGTAGGCCGCCGTGCGGTCAATGTCGTCGCTCTCGCCGGCTTCATCGACGCGGGCGGTGGCAGTCGCGCAAATGGCTTCGCGGTCGCGTGTCGTCCAGTACTGTTGGTCGGTTTCAGTCTCGTCGGTCGGAAGCGGGCCTTCGGCGTGGTTGGTCTTGGCCGGGTTCGTCGGTACCAGACCCTCGTAGACAGCCCATGTCAGGAACGAGCGGACGTAGGCGAAGTAGCGGCGGGCGGTTTCTGGTGAAATATCGTCTCTGTCGTCGGCCCGGGCTAGGTCACGAGCGTACTGCCGACAAAGGTCGTCGTCGATATCCTCGGGACTGGAGATACCGTGCTGGTCCCGGGACCAAGCTGCGAACTTCCGAAGCACGCTCGCGACGTTTGTTCGGTAGCGCCCGGAGTCGATATCGACGAGTCGTTTCTCGATGGCTGTTTCGAGGGCGTCACCCCCGGGAGTAGCGTCGTATGCAGGCGGAAGCCGATCCATGCTTCCCGTACAGCGGCGGTCCGGGTAAAACTGGTGGTGCTTATTGCATTAATACAAACCTATCTACAAAACCAGAATTTCGGTGTTTCAGTACCCTTTATAGTGCAATTATTGGCTCTGTCGGTGTTGATAAAGGATATATTGCTATACGGAATTCCGAAACTGAAGTTGAGACTACACCGAATTTAGCGGGGCTATAATGCGTGGTTTCGGGAGATTCGTCGAAAGACAATGCGGCGAATCGCCAGACTGCCAGTTGCTCAATAACGATGTCACATATATACTCAGAACCCACCTCGCGCTCTGAACCGATTCGATAACTGTACGAAGATTCGAGGGTTGGACGCGAACGACTTACTAAGGCTGTCTCAACCCTCTATTTGCAATGGCAAAACGCAACGACCGACACGTCAAAGCTATCGGTTCTAAACCGAGGGACAGCTAACCATGCGCGTTCCCGTCCCGAAAAACAAACTCGTCGCCTTCACGCTCGTCGGTGCGCTCCTTACAGCTGGTGTCGCCGGGGCCCTTACTCTGCCCGGTGGCGGCCTCGCGCAGGCTGGCGACCAAACCGACTCACCCGATTCGACGGCGTCGGACGCATCGCAACAGGTCGCTGCGGATGCGCCGACGCCGAATCAGGACTTCACGCCAGCAGTCCAGACCCAGTCCAGCTACGAAGACAAGGAACACGAGGAGTACGAAGAAAACGACGACCACGAAGAGGAGGAGGAATACGAAGAGGAACACGACGAACACGAAGAGGACGAGTGACCGAGATGACGAGATCGCTCGCATCAGTGTGCGAACGGTTCGGGGACACCCACCGCGCGTTCAGCTGTTGTGACACGACGTTTCGGATTCAGGCGACAGGCATTCGGGCCGAGACTGCGGCAACCGCGGCCCAAGAAACGGCTGAATCACTCGAAGCACAGCTGAACGCCTTCGATGAGATGAGTGCCGTCAGTCAACTCAACCGTGAAGGGGAAATCGCGAACGAACACATCGCGCGTATCGTCCGGCGTGGGCTCGAATACAACGACCGGACCGACGGGGTGTTCGATATTTATCAAGGCCGCCTCGAACACGAGCTCAAAACATTCCTGCGTGGTGACAGCGAAACACCACCAGACGGATTCGATACCGGAACTGTCCGGACCAGCGGGCCCCACGTCACTACCGACATCAAACTCGATCTCAATGGCCTCGCCAAAGGGTACATCGTTGACCGGGCAAGCGAGGCACTCGGCGGTGTTGGTCGACGTGGGTTCGTTAGTGGTGGCGGGGATATGTCTCCACCGACAGGCCCGGTTGCCATCGAGAGTCCGTACGGCGACGACACACCGCTGAAGATCCTCGACACGGACTGGTACGTCGCAACGTCCGGCGGCTACCGACGATCGCGAAACGGGACTGACCACGTCTACGATCCAACCACTGAATCCCTCGGCTCTCGTCATGAATTGGTCACTGTCGTGGTGCGCCGGGACTGTATGGAAGCCGACGCCTTGGCGACAACCATCGCAGCACTCCCACTTGCTGAGGCACGCGAATTAGCATCAGAATGGGAGGGTCTGGAGGCACTCATCATCCACGACGGCGTCTTTCATCCAACAGAAGGGTTTGAGACACATGTCTTGGACACATAAGCAACGAACCACCATCGTAGCAATCGTCGTCTTAGTGGTGGCTGTCCCTGCTCTTTGGCAGATCGGAGACGTGCGTGCCGCCCAAGCGACCGAACAAAAACAAAGCGACCTTGTCGACCAGACCGTTTCAACGAGACAGGCCCCAGCTGATTACGACGGCGATAGTATCAACGACTCCGCGGATACGTGTCCGACACGACCGGAAACGAAAAACGGGTTCCAGGACGCGGACGGCTGTCCTGATGTCGTCGAAACGACGGGGGCATCGTAATGTCACAACTCGTTTGGCTCCTCGACCGAGGTGCCGCACTCGTGACATATCCGGCGTTGTATCTGGCTGTTCTCACGGGCATTCTCTACAACACGGAGTCATTTGGAATGCTCCACGAGGCCGCTCAACGAATCCATATTGAATTATCCGTGTTCGCGATGATCGTCACGTTGCTACACGCAGGACTCGGTGTGCTTGATGCGTGGTTCGTCGTCACCGGACAGGTTCCAGCGCCGGCATACTCGATGCCGTACTTCCTCGGCGGCGTCGCCGTGGGTGCGGGGGCACTGCTCATGCTTGTCGTCGCAGTTCTAGGCTTTACTGACGCGAAACGCTTCCAGCGACCGTGGGGGCCACGCGTCGTCCACTCATTTGCATATGCTGGGTTCGCGTTCGGGACAATCCATGCTGCAGCGATCGGGACTGACCTGACGGGACTCATCCGTCCTCTGCTGGGGCCCTCAGTGGCGTTTCTCGTGTACGTGCTCCTGTTGCGTCTGTTGGTGCTTCGAGGGATTCCATCGAACGCGATCCCGGATTAGTAGCTGTCCCAGAGGCCGAGGATACGGTCGACGACTTTGTCCGTGAACGAGCGCCGGTGAACCGTGTAGAGGTACTTGACGCGATCGGGATCGCTGACCTCGTAGACCACACTTCGGCCGTCGCGTTCTTTCGTGACGAGGTCGGCCTCGGCGAGCTTTGATAGATGCCACGAGACCGTCGATTGCGCCTTGTCGAGGCGTTCGCTCAGTTCAGTCGTCGAAAGCGGGCTGTCAGTGAGAAGATGTGCGAGGATGCGGCGACTGTATTCCCGGCGCAACGCGTTCATCACTGTCCGATCGGCTTCGTCGAACTCGGCAGCCGGATAGTACCGCGTGTACTTGCCGTCGTCCGAGACGTCGATCAGGCCTTTGTCGGCGAGCCACCTGAGCTGGTACTGGAGTGTCCCCTGTGCGTACTTGAGCTCGTCGAGGAGCGCACGAAAGTGAACG encodes:
- a CDS encoding FAD:protein FMN transferase is translated as MTRSLASVCERFGDTHRAFSCCDTTFRIQATGIRAETAATAAQETAESLEAQLNAFDEMSAVSQLNREGEIANEHIARIVRRGLEYNDRTDGVFDIYQGRLEHELKTFLRGDSETPPDGFDTGTVRTSGPHVTTDIKLDLNGLAKGYIVDRASEALGGVGRRGFVSGGGDMSPPTGPVAIESPYGDDTPLKILDTDWYVATSGGYRRSRNGTDHVYDPTTESLGSRHELVTVVVRRDCMEADALATTIAALPLAEARELASEWEGLEALIIHDGVFHPTEGFETHVLDT
- a CDS encoding tyrosine-type recombinase/integrase; the protein is MDRLPPAYDATPGGDALETAIEKRLVDIDSGRYRTNVASVLRKFAAWSRDQHGISSPEDIDDDLCRQYARDLARADDRDDISPETARRYFAYVRSFLTWAVYEGLVPTNPAKTNHAEGPLPTDETETDQQYWTTRDREAICATATARVDEAGESDDIDRTAAYRDQALVFLLAYSGARSAELVAVSDDEERNGLRWRHVDLDAGTMQVFGKNRTRESAPILDDALRPLRRWKQLREPDENEAVFPRLDNAAKALDPTPSITTQSARNILADLCEWSEYDFEEPLKPHGARRGLGRELYRENPQLAQDVLRHKSIETTHEGYAQEAAKRTRDEANNIISGK
- a CDS encoding thrombospondin type 3 repeat-containing protein, with protein sequence MSWTHKQRTTIVAIVVLVVAVPALWQIGDVRAAQATEQKQSDLVDQTVSTRQAPADYDGDSINDSADTCPTRPETKNGFQDADGCPDVVETTGAS
- a CDS encoding winged helix-turn-helix transcriptional regulator translates to MSDPDLELASRREIYQRIADTPGVHFRALLDELKYAQGTLQYQLRWLADKGLIDVSDDGKYTRYYPAAEFDEADRTVMNALRREYSRRILAHLLTDSPLSTTELSERLDKAQSTVSWHLSKLAEADLVTKERDGRSVVYEVSDPDRVKYLYTVHRRSFTDKVVDRILGLWDSY
- a CDS encoding HalOD1 output domain-containing protein; translated protein: MSESAATPSLSQNWETLAVHDWDGDTELIVELAEVLEELSTDDVPVLDEYVDAESLCNGLQAVAGRQFTEVRFSVETYEVRIRQSGAIEAQRQLHPE